The following coding sequences lie in one Apostichopus japonicus isolate 1M-3 chromosome 13, ASM3797524v1, whole genome shotgun sequence genomic window:
- the LOC139979099 gene encoding gamma-tubulin complex component 4-like isoform X1 produces MLHELLIALHGIPGSIFTKSDGDNKIRVVGGLPHLSPSEEARLNRLCLLSSHFKRFESFIKRHGGECVQKDDENVKLEDGLYLRSFCSGLDEALSGYRKTLLVLEEDILNDPTLTMGHIICLTEPYQGLFVSLSGILDKLETGRYHGCQILDMLQTGEWMYGQPDIQQTVQRILFTCHRVMFDQLTTWLLNGLLLDEYGEFFLHKTNEAQADQTNVDDEDDLGIGGITGRQMKRALKVIDGSDVAHDHFAINAPMLPSYLPLRVAEKILFAGESVQMFESKKQKSVAKYTDPVLGSNEEKFAKKLTELKHQSVFSIHQFEIVVNEIRSCVAEHLWTLVVEEHKLVSELIILKDFYLLGRGELFLAFIDQAQLLLQTPPNQSTEHYTNMAFKQAAHKVLFEDDDTLSRFHITVPLKEGSPGKKGALGGKVETGWHLMGLSCTFHWPVHIIFTPSVAERYNKLFKFLLAVKRVQLELQQCWIHHMDRKNHVPSIEETTIWQLRSHMAFLIDSIQYYLQVDVLDTQFSLLLSKIQSTRDFEAVRVAHDQFLTSLLVQCFLLTKPVHHCLMELLDLCHSFAILLLQTKSFEARQRAQVDSQAQGFNHLSSLLFKILSGAKGTQSNPHLSQLLLRLDFNKFYSLAEGAIARLLPKK; encoded by the exons ATGTTGCACGAACTTCTCATTGCATTACATGGAATCCCTGGGAGCATTTTCACCAAGTCTGATGGGGATAATAAAATAAGG GTCGTTGGTGGCTTGCCACATCTGAGTCCCAGTGAAGAAGCCCGCTTAAACAGACTCTGTCTCCTGTCCTCGCATTTCAAACGATTTGAGTCTTTCATCAAAAGACATGGAGGAGAATGTGTACAGAAAG ATGAcgaaaatgttaaattggagGATGGGCTATACCTCAGGTCATTTTGCTCTGGTTTGGATGAAGCTCTCTCTGGATACAGGAAAACACTGTTAGTTCTTGAAGAAGAT ATTTTGAATGACCCAACCCTGACAATGGGCCACATCATCTGTTTGACCGAGCCATACCAGGGTCTGTTTGTGTCCTTGAGTGGCATCCTGGACAAACTAGAGACTGGTCGTTACCATGGCTGCCAGATTTTAGACATGCTCCAGACAGGGGAATGGATGTATGGCCAGCCGGACATTCAGCAGACTGTACAGAG GATCTTATTTACTTGCCATCGTGTTATGTTTGACCAACTGACCACTTGGCTGCTCAATGGACTTCTGCTGGATGAATACGGTGAATTCTTCCTCCACAAAACAAATGAAGCACAAGCGGACCAAACCAACGTAGATGACGAAGACGATCTGGGCATCGGTGGAATAACTGGGAGACAGATGAAGCGAGCTCTG AAAGTAATTGATGGCTCAGATGTGGCTCATGACCACTTTGCAATTAATGCTCCAATGTTACCAAGCTATCTACCGTTGAGGGTCGCTGAAAAAATATTGTTCGCCGGAGAATCTGTGCAAATGTTTGAGAGCAAGAAACAGAAGTCGGTGGCAAAATACACAG ATCCTGTTTTAGGCAGTAATGAAGAAAAATTTGCCAAGAAATTGACAGAACTGAAACATCAGTCAGTGTTCTCCATACATCAGTTTGAAATAGTCGTGAACGAGATAAGGTCTTGTGTTGCTGAG CACCTGTGGACATTGGTTGTAGAGGAACACAAACTTGTATCAGAGTTGATCATCCTGAAAGATTTTTACCTCCTCGGAAGAGGCGAGTTATTCTTGGCATTCATTGACCAGGCTCAATTGTTACTTCAAACCCCTCCCAACCAGTCTACAGAACATT ATACAAATATGGCCTTCAAGCAAGCTGCTCATAAAGTGTTATTTGAAGATGATGATACTCTGTCCAGGTTTCACATCACAGTTCCACTTAAAGAAGGCAGCCCAGGAAAAA AGGGTGCATTAGGAGGTAAAGTTGAGACAGGCTGGCACCTGATGGGTTTGAGCTGTACGTTTCATTGGCCGGTTCATATCATCTTCACTCCAAGTGTTGCCGAGAG ATACAACAAACTCTTTAAGTTCCTATTAGCTGTCAAACGGGTACAGTTGGAGCTTCAGCAGTGTTGGATACACCACATGGACAGAAAGAACCATGTACCCTCCATCGAGGAGACCACTATCTGGCAGCTGCGATCACACATGGCCTTCCTGATTGATAGCATTCAGTATTACCTACAG GTTGATGTTTTGGACACCCAGTTTTCTCTCCTGTTGAGTAAAATTCAATCCACCAGGGACTTTGAGGCAGTCAGAGTAGCTCATGATCAGTTTTTAACATCTTTACTTGTGCAGTGTTTCCTGCTAACCAAGCCG GTACATCACTGCTTGATGGAGCTGTTGGACCTCTGCCATTCTTTTGCAATCTTGCTCCTCCAAACCAAATCTTTCGAAGCACGGCAACGAGCTCAGGTCGATTCTCAGGCTCAG GGTTTCAATCACTTATCGTCTCTCCTCTTCAAGATTCTCTCTGGTGCCAAAGGAACACAGTCAAACCCTCACCTCTCGCAACTTCTCCTTCGACTTGACTTTAATAAATTTTACAGTCTAGCAGAAGGAGCTATCGCAAG ACTACTGCCTAAGAAATGA
- the LOC139979099 gene encoding gamma-tubulin complex component 4-like isoform X2, with amino-acid sequence MCPVVGGLPHLSPSEEARLNRLCLLSSHFKRFESFIKRHGGECVQKDDENVKLEDGLYLRSFCSGLDEALSGYRKTLLVLEEDILNDPTLTMGHIICLTEPYQGLFVSLSGILDKLETGRYHGCQILDMLQTGEWMYGQPDIQQTVQRILFTCHRVMFDQLTTWLLNGLLLDEYGEFFLHKTNEAQADQTNVDDEDDLGIGGITGRQMKRALKVIDGSDVAHDHFAINAPMLPSYLPLRVAEKILFAGESVQMFESKKQKSVAKYTDPVLGSNEEKFAKKLTELKHQSVFSIHQFEIVVNEIRSCVAEHLWTLVVEEHKLVSELIILKDFYLLGRGELFLAFIDQAQLLLQTPPNQSTEHYTNMAFKQAAHKVLFEDDDTLSRFHITVPLKEGSPGKKGALGGKVETGWHLMGLSCTFHWPVHIIFTPSVAERYNKLFKFLLAVKRVQLELQQCWIHHMDRKNHVPSIEETTIWQLRSHMAFLIDSIQYYLQVDVLDTQFSLLLSKIQSTRDFEAVRVAHDQFLTSLLVQCFLLTKPVHHCLMELLDLCHSFAILLLQTKSFEARQRAQVDSQAQGFNHLSSLLFKILSGAKGTQSNPHLSQLLLRLDFNKFYSLAEGAIARLLPKK; translated from the exons GTCGTTGGTGGCTTGCCACATCTGAGTCCCAGTGAAGAAGCCCGCTTAAACAGACTCTGTCTCCTGTCCTCGCATTTCAAACGATTTGAGTCTTTCATCAAAAGACATGGAGGAGAATGTGTACAGAAAG ATGAcgaaaatgttaaattggagGATGGGCTATACCTCAGGTCATTTTGCTCTGGTTTGGATGAAGCTCTCTCTGGATACAGGAAAACACTGTTAGTTCTTGAAGAAGAT ATTTTGAATGACCCAACCCTGACAATGGGCCACATCATCTGTTTGACCGAGCCATACCAGGGTCTGTTTGTGTCCTTGAGTGGCATCCTGGACAAACTAGAGACTGGTCGTTACCATGGCTGCCAGATTTTAGACATGCTCCAGACAGGGGAATGGATGTATGGCCAGCCGGACATTCAGCAGACTGTACAGAG GATCTTATTTACTTGCCATCGTGTTATGTTTGACCAACTGACCACTTGGCTGCTCAATGGACTTCTGCTGGATGAATACGGTGAATTCTTCCTCCACAAAACAAATGAAGCACAAGCGGACCAAACCAACGTAGATGACGAAGACGATCTGGGCATCGGTGGAATAACTGGGAGACAGATGAAGCGAGCTCTG AAAGTAATTGATGGCTCAGATGTGGCTCATGACCACTTTGCAATTAATGCTCCAATGTTACCAAGCTATCTACCGTTGAGGGTCGCTGAAAAAATATTGTTCGCCGGAGAATCTGTGCAAATGTTTGAGAGCAAGAAACAGAAGTCGGTGGCAAAATACACAG ATCCTGTTTTAGGCAGTAATGAAGAAAAATTTGCCAAGAAATTGACAGAACTGAAACATCAGTCAGTGTTCTCCATACATCAGTTTGAAATAGTCGTGAACGAGATAAGGTCTTGTGTTGCTGAG CACCTGTGGACATTGGTTGTAGAGGAACACAAACTTGTATCAGAGTTGATCATCCTGAAAGATTTTTACCTCCTCGGAAGAGGCGAGTTATTCTTGGCATTCATTGACCAGGCTCAATTGTTACTTCAAACCCCTCCCAACCAGTCTACAGAACATT ATACAAATATGGCCTTCAAGCAAGCTGCTCATAAAGTGTTATTTGAAGATGATGATACTCTGTCCAGGTTTCACATCACAGTTCCACTTAAAGAAGGCAGCCCAGGAAAAA AGGGTGCATTAGGAGGTAAAGTTGAGACAGGCTGGCACCTGATGGGTTTGAGCTGTACGTTTCATTGGCCGGTTCATATCATCTTCACTCCAAGTGTTGCCGAGAG ATACAACAAACTCTTTAAGTTCCTATTAGCTGTCAAACGGGTACAGTTGGAGCTTCAGCAGTGTTGGATACACCACATGGACAGAAAGAACCATGTACCCTCCATCGAGGAGACCACTATCTGGCAGCTGCGATCACACATGGCCTTCCTGATTGATAGCATTCAGTATTACCTACAG GTTGATGTTTTGGACACCCAGTTTTCTCTCCTGTTGAGTAAAATTCAATCCACCAGGGACTTTGAGGCAGTCAGAGTAGCTCATGATCAGTTTTTAACATCTTTACTTGTGCAGTGTTTCCTGCTAACCAAGCCG GTACATCACTGCTTGATGGAGCTGTTGGACCTCTGCCATTCTTTTGCAATCTTGCTCCTCCAAACCAAATCTTTCGAAGCACGGCAACGAGCTCAGGTCGATTCTCAGGCTCAG GGTTTCAATCACTTATCGTCTCTCCTCTTCAAGATTCTCTCTGGTGCCAAAGGAACACAGTCAAACCCTCACCTCTCGCAACTTCTCCTTCGACTTGACTTTAATAAATTTTACAGTCTAGCAGAAGGAGCTATCGCAAG ACTACTGCCTAAGAAATGA